The DNA region GCGCCTCGCTCACCCTGCCGGCGCACAGGAACTGGTTCCGGATGCAGGACATCATCTCCACGGAGGTCATCGCCGCTCTGCGCGGGGGCAAGACGCCGGACGCCGCCATGCAGGGGGCATGCGAGCAGATCGCGCGGCTGCTCCGCTAGCGGCACGCCGCCCGTGAGGGCTCGGCCGTGGCGGCCGCTGGTGCCGTATGTGCTGCTGGCCCCGGTCTACGCCCTGGTGGGCGTCGTCCTCGTCTATCCGGCCGTCCAGAACGTGTGGCTCTCGCTCTGGAGCTGGCGGATCACGGCGCCCACCCGGGCGACCTTCGTCGGCCTGGAGAACTACCAGCGACTCCTGCTGGACGACCCCGAGTTCCTGTCCGTCCTCGGCTTCACCGGCGCTTTCACCGTCTCCACGATCGCGCTGGAGTTCCTGCTGGGCCTCGGGGGCGCGCTCCTCCTCAACGGCCTGCCCCGGGGGCGGCGCGTCGCGACGCCCCTGCTCCTCCTCCCGTACATGGTGCCCGCGGTGGTCGTGGGGCTCGTGTGGCGCCTGCTGTGGACCAAGGAATACGGGCTGGTCAACTTCCTGCTGGGCCTCGGCGGCATTCCCCCGGTGCTCTGGCTCGGAGCGCCCTTCGCCGCGGGCGTGGCCGTCGTCATCTCCGAGGTCTGGCGCTCCACCCCGTTCGTGACCCTGGTCCTGCTGGCCGGACTGGCGTCGCTCCCCGAGGAGCCCTACGAGGCCGCCGAGGTGGACGGCGCCGGGCGCTGGCAGGCCTTCCTGCACATCACCTTGCCGCTGCTCGTGCCCGCGCTCACCGTGGCCCTGCTGTTCCAGACGATCTTCAAGCTCCGCGTCTTCGATCTGATCTTCATCCTGACGGGCGGCGGGCCGGGGATCGCGACCCTGCCGCTCGGCATCCTGGTCTACCGGCAGTACTTCCGCTACTTCGAGGGCGGCTATGCAGCCGCGCTGGCGGTCACGATCCTCGGGATCGGAGCGCTGGTGAGTCTCGCGTACCTCCGGCTCCTGGCCCGACAGGGGGAGCGCTGATGCGACGCGCGGGGCTGGCGGATCGCGCCGCGCGGCTCCTGCTCCTGGCGCTCCTGCTGGTCTTCTCGGCGGCGCCGATCGCCTGGCTCGTCCTCACGTCGTTCAAGAACCGGGTGGACGTGCTGGCCTCCCCGCCCCGGTTCCTCTTCACGCCGCAGGTGGAGTCATACGGGCGGCTCCTCCTGCACCAGGGCAGCACGATCCTCGGCAACCTCCAGAACAGCCTGGCCGTCGCGATGGCGACGACCGCGGTCGTCGTGCTGCTGTCGACGCTCGCCGCCTTTTCCTTCTCCCGCTACGCGTTCCGCGGCCGCGCCGCGCTCTTTCTCGGTCTCCTCGCCACGCGCCTGCTGCCGCCGATCACCACGGTGATCCCGCTCTTCCTCCTCTGGAACCGGTGGAAGCTCGTCGACACGCATCTCGGGCTGATCCTGATATACTCCGGGCTGAACGCGCCGCTGGCCGTCTGGATGATCAAGGCGTTCCTCGACGGCGTGCCGGTGGAGCTCGAGCAGGCGGCCATGATCGACGGGTGCTCGAGGCTCGGCGCCCTCCGGCGCGTGACGCTGCCCCTGGCCGCCCCGGGGCTGGCCGCCACGGCGGTGTTCGTGTTCGTGCTCGCCTGGAACGAGTTCATGTTCGCGTTCATCTTCACGAGCGTGCACGCCAAGACCATGCCGGTGATCATCGCCCAGGGGCTCGGCGAGCTCCAGGTGGAGTGGACCGACATCGCGACGCTGGGCACCGTGGTCATGCTCCCGACCGTGGTCCTCACCTTCCTGGCCCAGAAGCACCTGGTGAAGGGTCTGACGGCGGGGGCGTTGAAGTAGGGCCGCGAGGGACCGACCATGCAGACGATTCGCTACGCGCGAGAGATTCCGGTCACCCGCGAGTGCCAGGTCCTCGTGGTGGGGGGCGGGCCCGCCGGAATCGGGGCGGCGGTGGGCGCGGCGCGGGCTGGCGCCAGGACGATGCTCGTCGAGCGCTACGGGTTCCTGGGTGGCAATGCCACGGCGAGCCTGGTCGGGCCCTTCATGACCTCCTTCAGCGCCGACGGCAAGACGCAGGTGATCCGCGGCGTCTTCGACGAGCTCGTGGGGCGGATGGAGAAGATAGGCGGCGCCATCCATCCCTCCAAGGTCCCGGCGGGCGTGGCCCGGTCGGCCTACATGAAGCACGGCCACATCGGCGTGACCCCCTTCGACCCCGAGGCGATGAAGCTCGTGTCGGCGGAGCTCTGCCTCGAGGCCGGCGTGGAGCTGATGCTCCACACGATCTTCATCGACCCCATCGTGGAGGCGAGCGCGGTGCGCGGGGCCATCCTGCACAACAAGGGCGGACTCCAGGCCGTGCTGGCGACGATCACGGTGGACTGCTCGGCCGACGCGGATGTCGCCGCGCGGGCCGGCGTCCCGTGCAGGCAAGGCCGCGAGTCGGACGGCCTGACCCAGCCCATGACCATGTTCTTCCGGGTGGGCAACGTCGACCGCGCGTCCGTGGACGCCTACTTCCGCGCGCACCCGGAGGAGATCGAGCGCCGGATGGCGTTCGCGAGCTGCATCACGGCAGCCCAGGCCGCCGGCGACTACACCATCCCCCGCGAGCGTCTGAGCATGTACGAGAGCCCCCAGGAGGGGGTCTGGCGCGTGAACGTCAGCCGCATCCTGGGCATGGACGGCACCAGGGCGGAAGACCTGACCCGGGCGGAGGTCGAGGGGCGGCGGCAGGTCATGGAGATCCTCGCGTTCCTCAGGAAGTATGTGCCGGGCTTCGAGCGCTGTACGCTCGTCGACACGGCGGCCCAGGTGGGTGTGCGTGAGACCCGGCGGATCGAGGGCGAGTACACGCTCACCCGGGAAGACCTCGTGAGCGGGCGCGACTTCGAGGACACCATCGCCTGCGCGGCCTATCCGATCGACGTGCACGACCCCACGGGGTCCGGGGGCGGCGTGTCGAACCTGGGCGAGACCGCGAACGTGTACCGGATCCCTTATCGCTGCCTGGTCCCGAAGGGCGTGGAGCAGCTCCTCGTGGCCGGGCGCTGCGTCTCGGCAACGCATGAGGCACTCGGCGCGATCCGCGTGATGCCGCCCTCCTTCGCCATGGGCGAGGCGGCGGGAACGGCCGCGGCCATCGCCTCGGCGGAGGGTCTCTCGCCCCGTCGCGTGCCGGTGGACTGGGTCCGGGAGGCCCTCATCCTGCGCGGGGCGTATCTCGGCCCTCGCGCGTGACGGGCGTCGCCCCTGTCGCCGGCTCGCCCACTTGATATTCCCGCTGGCTCGATCTACCGTGGTCCCGCCGCCGCGCAACGCGGCGGGGCGGGATGCCGGCGTCAGCCGGTGACGGAGGACAAAGCGACATGACGACGGGAGCGGGCCTCTCGCTGGACTCGAAGTACCGGGCCGAGTCCGGCCGCATCTTCCTGTCCGGCATCCAGGCGCTGGTGCGGCTGCCGATGGACCAGCACCGCGCCGACCGGCGGCGCGGGCTCCGCACGGCCACCGTCATCTCCGGGTATCCTGGCTCTCCCCTCGGCGGCTTCGATCTCAACCTGCAGCGGAATGCCGCGCTCCTGGCCGAGCACGACATCCGCTTCATTCCGGGCCTCAACGAGGAGCTGGGCGCCACGGTAGTCTTCGGCGGCCAGCTCGCGGGGGAGTTCCCGAAGCCCAGGTACGACGGGGTGCTGGGCATGTGGTACGGCAAGGCCCCCGGCGTGGACCGCACCGGCGATCTCTTCCGGCACGCGAACTTCGCCGGCGTGGGGCCCCACGGCGGCGTGCTGGCCATCGCCGGGGATGATCCGGTGGCGAAGTCCAGCACCTTCCCCACGGCCTCGGAGCTGGCCTTCTACGATCTGGGCTTCCCGGTGCTCTTCCCGGGCAATGTCCAGGAGGTCCTCGATCTCGGGCGGCTCGGCTTCGAGCTCTCGCGCTACTCCGGCTGCTGGGTCGGGTTCAAGATCGTCACCAACGTCTCCGACGAGGTCGGCACGGCCGAGGTCGCCCCGGAGCGGATCGCCATCGCCGATCCCGGCTTCGAGTACGAGGGTAAGCCGTGGCAGGCGACGCATGGCATGGTGCGGTTCCCGCCCTGGGGCCTCGAGATGGAGCGCGAGCTGTTCTCCGGTCGCCTCGAGGCGGCCAGGGCCTTCGCTGCCGCGAATCGCATCAACCGGATCGCGGTGGACGGGCCCGGCGCGTGGCTCGGCATCGCCGCTGCGGGCAAGACCTACCACGACGTGCGCGAGGCCCTGGGCGCGCTCGGGCTCGACGACGAGGCGCTGCGCCGCCACGGCGTCCGTCTCCTCCACGTCCGCATGCCGTTCCCGCTCGGGCCCGGACTCGTCCGCGAGTTCGCGCGGGGGCTCGAGGAGCTGCTGGTCATCGAGGAGAAGCGGAGCTTCGTCGAGCTGCAGATGAGAGAGATCCTGATCGACGAGGCCCGGCACCCGCAGGTGACGGGCAAGCGCGACGAGGAGGGCCGCGTTCTCGTGCCGGCGGACGGCGAGCTGGACGCCGACCGGGTCGCGCTCATCCTCGCCCGGCGTCTCGAACGGCGGATCCCGCTCCCCTCCATCGCCGCCCATGCGGCGCTCCTCGAGGCGCTGCGCGACCGCCAGCCGCCGATCACCCTCAGGCGCCAGGCCTGGTTCTGCTCGGGCTGCCCTCACAATCGGTCGACGCTGGTGCCCGAGGGGTCGCTCGCGGGCGGCGGCATCGGCTGTCACTCGATGGCCTTGACCATGGACCGGAACAATGTCGGGCTCACCGCCATGGGCGGCGAGGGCGTCCACTGGGTCGGCGCCGCGCCCTTCACGAAGACGCCGCACTTCTTCCAGAACCTCGGCGACGGCACCTTCTGCCACTCGGGCTCGCTCGCGATCCGCCAGGCCGTCGCGGCGGGGACCAACATCACGTTCAAGATCCTCTACAACGCCACGGTGGCCATGACGGGCGGCCAGGCCGCCGCGGGGGCACGCGCCGTGCCCGACCTCACGCGCTTGCTCGAGGCCGAGGGAGTGGGGCGGATCCTCGTCCTCGCCGACGATCCGGCCAAGTACCCGCGCGGCGCCCGCTGGGCTCCCGGAGTCGAGGTCTGGCCCCGCGACCATCTCGACGAGGCGCAGCGCCTCCTGCGCGACACGGCCGGCGTCACGGTCCTGATCTACGACCAGCACTGCGCGACGGAGCGGCGGCGGCTGCGCAAGCGCGGCCGCCTTCCCGCTCCCGAGCGCCGCGTGGTGATCAACGAGGCGGTCTGCGAAGGGTGCGGGGACTGTGGCGCCAGGTCCAACTGCGTGTCGGTGCAGCCCGTCGAGACCCCGCTCGGCCGGAAGACCCAGATCCACCAGCCCTCGTGCAACACCGATCTCACCTGCCTGGAGGGCGAGTGCCCATCCTTCGTCACCTTCGCGCCTCGCGACGGAGGCGCCCGGGGGCGCCGGCGCGCCGCCACCGTGGAGGCCGACCTCCCCGACCCCGTGGTCCGCGTTCCCCGCGACTGCCACGTGGTCATGACGGGCATCGGCGGCACCGGTGTCGTCACGGTCAACCAGATCCTCGGCACCGCCGCGCTCCTGGATGGGCGCCACGTGCGCGGTCTGGATCAGACCGGGCTCGCCCAGAAGGGCGGGCCCGTCGTCTCCCACCTCAAGATCTCGGAGGCCCCGCCCGACTTCTCCAACAAGGTCGCGCTGGGGAGCGCCGACTGCTACCTCGGGCTCGACGTCCTCGTGGCGACCGCCCCCACGAACCTCGATCGCGCGGCGCCGGAGCGGACGGTGGCCGTTCTCTCGACGAGCGCGGTGCCCACCGGGCCGATGGTCGCCTCGCCCGACGCAGGCTTCCCCGACCGGGGCGATCTCCTCGCCGCCGTCACCCGCGTCACCCGCAAGGACGGCAACGTGGCGCTGGACGCGGTGGCCCTCGCCGAGGCGCTGTTCGACGACAACCTCATGGCCAACCCGATCATGCTGGGCGCCGCCTACCAGGCGGGCGCCATCCCCGTCTCCGCTGCGTCCATCGAGGCCGCCATCGCGCTCAACGGCGTCGCCGTGGAGGCCAACACGCAGGCCTTCCGGGCGGGGCGTCGCGCCGTGGCCGATCCGTCATGGGCGGCCACGCTCCCGCACCCACACCTGGGGGAGGCCCCGCTGGCACCCGCGCTCGCGGGCGATGCCCTCCGCCTCGTGGACTCTTCCGGCACCACCGGCGAGCTGCGGCAGGTCCTCGCCTTCCGGGTGCCTGAGCTGATCGCCTACCAGGATGTCCCGTACGCGGAGGCCTATGCCGGCTTCGTGGCGCGCGTGGCCGCGGCCGAGCAGGCGGCCCTCCCGGGCGAGACGCGCCTCGCCGAGGCCGTCGCGCGACACCTGTTCCGGCTGATGGCCTACAAGGACGAGTACGAGGTGGCCCGGCTCCACCTGGCAGGAGACCTCGCGCGGCGGATCGAGGGCGAGTACCCGCAGGCCGCCGGGTTCCGCTACCACCTCCAGCCGCCGCTGCTGCGTGCGCTCGGCCTCCGGCGCAAGGTCGCGGTGGGGCGCTGGATCGAACCCTTCTTCCGCCTCCTCGTCCGCCTGCGCCGCCTGCGCGGCACCGCGCTCGATCCCTTCGGCTACGCCTCCGTGCGGCGGGTGGAGCGGGCGCTCATCGCCGAGTACCGGGCGCTCGTGGAGGCGGCGCTCGCCACGCTCTCGCCCGTGACCCACGAGCGCGCCGTGGAGCTGGCGGGCCTGCCCGACCTGATCCGCGGCTACGAGGACGTCAAGCTCCGCAACGTGGCCCGCTTCAGGGAGGAAGTGCAGCGGCTGGCAGTCGCGCCGCAACGCCCAGCGCGACGCTGACGCCCAGCCCCGATGCGCGGGACATCGGCAGCGAGCGGGGTCAGGTCTTGCAATCATACATCGCCGATCAGAGCCAGCCGCGAGGAACATCTGCCGAGCCCTCATGTCGGATTGCAAGACCTGACCCCAATGCGAGAGCTCTGGCCCCTCGAGCGCGGCGTGGTCTTCCTGAACCAC from Candidatus Rokuibacteriota bacterium includes:
- a CDS encoding sugar ABC transporter permease; this encodes MRARPWRPLVPYVLLAPVYALVGVVLVYPAVQNVWLSLWSWRITAPTRATFVGLENYQRLLLDDPEFLSVLGFTGAFTVSTIALEFLLGLGGALLLNGLPRGRRVATPLLLLPYMVPAVVVGLVWRLLWTKEYGLVNFLLGLGGIPPVLWLGAPFAAGVAVVISEVWRSTPFVTLVLLAGLASLPEEPYEAAEVDGAGRWQAFLHITLPLLVPALTVALLFQTIFKLRVFDLIFILTGGGPGIATLPLGILVYRQYFRYFEGGYAAALAVTILGIGALVSLAYLRLLARQGER
- a CDS encoding carbohydrate ABC transporter permease, with translation MRRAGLADRAARLLLLALLLVFSAAPIAWLVLTSFKNRVDVLASPPRFLFTPQVESYGRLLLHQGSTILGNLQNSLAVAMATTAVVVLLSTLAAFSFSRYAFRGRAALFLGLLATRLLPPITTVIPLFLLWNRWKLVDTHLGLILIYSGLNAPLAVWMIKAFLDGVPVELEQAAMIDGCSRLGALRRVTLPLAAPGLAATAVFVFVLAWNEFMFAFIFTSVHAKTMPVIIAQGLGELQVEWTDIATLGTVVMLPTVVLTFLAQKHLVKGLTAGALK
- a CDS encoding FAD-dependent oxidoreductase: MQTIRYAREIPVTRECQVLVVGGGPAGIGAAVGAARAGARTMLVERYGFLGGNATASLVGPFMTSFSADGKTQVIRGVFDELVGRMEKIGGAIHPSKVPAGVARSAYMKHGHIGVTPFDPEAMKLVSAELCLEAGVELMLHTIFIDPIVEASAVRGAILHNKGGLQAVLATITVDCSADADVAARAGVPCRQGRESDGLTQPMTMFFRVGNVDRASVDAYFRAHPEEIERRMAFASCITAAQAAGDYTIPRERLSMYESPQEGVWRVNVSRILGMDGTRAEDLTRAEVEGRRQVMEILAFLRKYVPGFERCTLVDTAAQVGVRETRRIEGEYTLTREDLVSGRDFEDTIACAAYPIDVHDPTGSGGGVSNLGETANVYRIPYRCLVPKGVEQLLVAGRCVSATHEALGAIRVMPPSFAMGEAAGTAAAIASAEGLSPRRVPVDWVREALILRGAYLGPRA
- a CDS encoding indolepyruvate ferredoxin oxidoreductase family protein, which gives rise to MTTGAGLSLDSKYRAESGRIFLSGIQALVRLPMDQHRADRRRGLRTATVISGYPGSPLGGFDLNLQRNAALLAEHDIRFIPGLNEELGATVVFGGQLAGEFPKPRYDGVLGMWYGKAPGVDRTGDLFRHANFAGVGPHGGVLAIAGDDPVAKSSTFPTASELAFYDLGFPVLFPGNVQEVLDLGRLGFELSRYSGCWVGFKIVTNVSDEVGTAEVAPERIAIADPGFEYEGKPWQATHGMVRFPPWGLEMERELFSGRLEAARAFAAANRINRIAVDGPGAWLGIAAAGKTYHDVREALGALGLDDEALRRHGVRLLHVRMPFPLGPGLVREFARGLEELLVIEEKRSFVELQMREILIDEARHPQVTGKRDEEGRVLVPADGELDADRVALILARRLERRIPLPSIAAHAALLEALRDRQPPITLRRQAWFCSGCPHNRSTLVPEGSLAGGGIGCHSMALTMDRNNVGLTAMGGEGVHWVGAAPFTKTPHFFQNLGDGTFCHSGSLAIRQAVAAGTNITFKILYNATVAMTGGQAAAGARAVPDLTRLLEAEGVGRILVLADDPAKYPRGARWAPGVEVWPRDHLDEAQRLLRDTAGVTVLIYDQHCATERRRLRKRGRLPAPERRVVINEAVCEGCGDCGARSNCVSVQPVETPLGRKTQIHQPSCNTDLTCLEGECPSFVTFAPRDGGARGRRRAATVEADLPDPVVRVPRDCHVVMTGIGGTGVVTVNQILGTAALLDGRHVRGLDQTGLAQKGGPVVSHLKISEAPPDFSNKVALGSADCYLGLDVLVATAPTNLDRAAPERTVAVLSTSAVPTGPMVASPDAGFPDRGDLLAAVTRVTRKDGNVALDAVALAEALFDDNLMANPIMLGAAYQAGAIPVSAASIEAAIALNGVAVEANTQAFRAGRRAVADPSWAATLPHPHLGEAPLAPALAGDALRLVDSSGTTGELRQVLAFRVPELIAYQDVPYAEAYAGFVARVAAAEQAALPGETRLAEAVARHLFRLMAYKDEYEVARLHLAGDLARRIEGEYPQAAGFRYHLQPPLLRALGLRRKVAVGRWIEPFFRLLVRLRRLRGTALDPFGYASVRRVERALIAEYRALVEAALATLSPVTHERAVELAGLPDLIRGYEDVKLRNVARFREEVQRLAVAPQRPARR